From Flavobacterium arcticum, the proteins below share one genomic window:
- the lpxK gene encoding tetraacyldisaccharide 4'-kinase, with product MKNLRLLLLPFSLLYWFIVSIRNLFYDIAIFKSYTFNKPIIVIGNLSTGGTGKSPQTEYLIRLLNNVYRVATLSRGYKRKSKGFVLADEKANADILGDEPYQFYKKLQQATIAVDADRKNGIENLLALSSKPQIILLDDAYQHRRVKAGFYILLTAYGDLYADDFVLPAGNLRESRSGAKRANIIIVTKCPSNLSLQEQERIRKKLRLQSGQKVYFSYIAYDDKVYNTTTAVALETLRNTNKIIVAGIAKPQPFFEHVKQDDDVCLTYPDHHYFTETELKELETISRNKIIITTEKDYMRLAGKLPEDRLFYLPIMTTFINEGDNFDKTILDYVGKSTTNR from the coding sequence ATGAAAAACCTACGACTATTACTATTGCCTTTTAGCTTACTATATTGGTTTATAGTGAGTATTAGGAATTTATTTTATGATATAGCGATTTTTAAATCCTATACATTTAATAAACCTATAATAGTTATTGGTAATCTTAGTACGGGTGGTACGGGTAAATCGCCCCAAACAGAGTATCTTATCCGCCTGTTGAATAATGTATATAGAGTAGCTACACTGAGTCGTGGCTATAAAAGAAAATCTAAAGGATTTGTATTGGCAGATGAAAAAGCTAATGCAGATATATTAGGTGATGAGCCGTACCAGTTTTACAAAAAATTACAGCAAGCTACTATTGCTGTAGATGCTGACAGAAAAAATGGTATCGAAAATTTATTAGCATTATCATCAAAGCCACAAATAATATTACTTGATGATGCTTACCAACACCGCCGTGTAAAAGCAGGATTTTATATATTACTTACTGCCTATGGCGATCTCTACGCAGATGATTTTGTACTACCTGCTGGTAACTTGCGCGAAAGTAGGAGTGGTGCTAAGCGAGCTAACATTATTATAGTTACCAAATGTCCGTCTAACTTATCGCTACAGGAGCAGGAGCGTATTAGAAAGAAGTTACGACTACAATCAGGACAAAAAGTCTATTTTTCCTATATCGCTTATGATGATAAAGTGTATAATACTACTACTGCTGTTGCTTTAGAAACGCTTAGAAACACTAATAAAATTATTGTAGCAGGTATAGCCAAACCCCAACCATTTTTCGAGCATGTAAAGCAAGATGATGATGTTTGCCTTACGTACCCAGATCATCATTATTTTACAGAAACAGAACTAAAGGAGTTAGAAACAATTTCAAGAAATAAAATTATAATAACTACCGAAAAAGATTATATGCGCCTTGCAGGAAAACTGCCTGAAGACAGGTTGTTTTACCTGCCTATAATGACTACCTTTATAAATGAAGGCGATAATTTTGATAAAACTATTTTAGATTATGTGGGAAAAAGTACAACAAACCGTTGA
- a CDS encoding energy transducer TonB gives MSKVNVFNQGWIDLVFEGRNKQYGAYQLRQQESRTTIIALITGIALILALVSIPAAINYFNPQEPIVSDNSGPTLIEPKIIDESIYKIPEEPKPEPAKPEPIIEEPAAAAPVTPEPTIRFRPVEAVSTPVVIQTPTTEQVNTTQTSSVTSEGDGSGNFSTGVTSHNGIEGGTGTGTDPNGTGEAVNLAILDEAPSFPGGIEKFYRKVGREFNIPETGNATTLKVYISFVVEKDGTMSNIKVLRDPGYGAGKEAIRVLKSIRTKWKPGKMKGQAVRTAYNLPITLNIK, from the coding sequence ATGTCAAAAGTAAACGTTTTCAATCAAGGATGGATTGACCTTGTATTTGAAGGTCGAAATAAACAATATGGTGCCTATCAGCTACGCCAACAAGAATCAAGAACTACCATTATTGCACTAATTACAGGTATTGCGTTAATTTTAGCATTAGTAAGCATACCTGCTGCTATAAATTATTTTAACCCTCAAGAACCTATTGTTAGCGATAATTCAGGACCAACGCTGATAGAGCCTAAAATCATAGATGAAAGCATATATAAAATACCTGAAGAGCCTAAACCCGAACCGGCTAAACCTGAGCCAATAATCGAGGAGCCCGCAGCAGCTGCACCCGTAACACCTGAGCCAACAATAAGGTTTCGACCTGTTGAAGCGGTTTCTACACCTGTTGTAATTCAAACACCTACTACTGAGCAAGTAAATACAACACAAACTTCATCCGTTACAAGTGAGGGCGATGGTAGTGGTAACTTTTCTACAGGAGTAACAAGCCATAATGGTATAGAAGGCGGTACTGGAACAGGAACAGACCCTAACGGAACAGGCGAAGCAGTTAATCTGGCAATTCTTGATGAAGCACCTTCGTTCCCTGGAGGTATCGAAAAGTTTTATAGAAAAGTGGGTAGAGAATTTAATATACCTGAAACAGGAAATGCGACTACACTAAAAGTATATATATCTTTTGTAGTAGAAAAAGACGGAACTATGTCTAATATAAAAGTATTGCGCGACCCTGGTTATGGAGCTGGTAAAGAAGCTATACGCGTTTTAAAATCAATTAGAACAAAATGGAAACCGGGTAAAATGAAAGGTCAAGCAGTAAGAACTGCCTATAACCTCCCGATAACTCTTAATATAAAATAA
- the gap gene encoding type I glyceraldehyde-3-phosphate dehydrogenase gives MKKTRIAINGFGRIGRNLFRLLINHPAIEVAVINDIADAPTMAHLIKYDSIHGVLPFEVSHTENSIIIDGKSYSYIRHRNIADINWNEFNVDIVIESTGKFKTLEEAEQHITSGAKKVILSAPPEDDRIKTVVLGVNEHILDGNETIISNASCTTNNAAPMMKIINELCGIEQAYITTVHSYTTDQSLHDQPHKDLRRARGASQSIVPTTTGAAKALTKIFPEFDGKIGGGGIRVPVPDGSLTDITCYVKREVSIEEINAAFKAAANNEMKGILAYTEDPIVSVDIIGNTNSCLFDALLTSVIDKMVKVVGWYDNEIGYSSRIIDLITYIEKDINTIKKQEATASID, from the coding sequence ATGAAAAAGACAAGAATTGCTATTAACGGTTTCGGTCGTATAGGTCGTAACCTTTTTAGACTTTTAATAAATCACCCTGCAATAGAGGTTGCCGTTATTAACGATATTGCTGATGCTCCCACTATGGCGCATCTGATAAAATATGACAGCATACACGGCGTACTTCCATTTGAGGTTTCGCATACCGAGAACAGTATTATAATAGATGGTAAAAGCTATTCTTACATAAGGCATAGAAATATAGCGGATATCAATTGGAATGAATTCAATGTTGATATTGTAATAGAGTCGACAGGAAAATTTAAAACTCTTGAAGAAGCAGAGCAACATATTACATCGGGAGCTAAAAAAGTTATTCTTTCTGCACCACCTGAAGACGACCGTATAAAAACAGTTGTACTAGGTGTAAATGAACATATACTAGATGGGAATGAAACGATAATATCTAACGCGAGTTGTACCACTAATAATGCTGCCCCAATGATGAAAATCATTAATGAGTTATGTGGTATTGAGCAAGCCTATATCACTACGGTACACTCCTACACTACTGACCAAAGTTTGCATGACCAGCCGCATAAAGATTTACGCAGGGCGCGTGGTGCATCGCAATCTATAGTACCAACAACTACAGGAGCTGCTAAAGCATTAACCAAAATATTTCCTGAATTTGACGGAAAAATAGGTGGTGGTGGTATTCGTGTTCCAGTACCAGATGGTTCGCTTACCGATATTACCTGCTATGTAAAACGCGAAGTGAGTATTGAAGAAATAAATGCTGCTTTTAAAGCTGCTGCCAATAATGAAATGAAAGGCATACTTGCCTATACCGAAGACCCAATAGTATCGGTAGATATAATAGGTAATACTAATTCTTGCCTGTTTGATGCTTTATTAACTTCGGTTATCGATAAAATGGTAAAAGTAGTAGGCTGGTATGATAACGAAATTGGTTATTCATCTCGAATAATAGACTTAATAACCTATATAGAAAAAGATATCAATACTATAAAAAAACAAGAAGCAACTGCAAGTATTGATTAA
- a CDS encoding lipocalin family protein: MKKVLLFGLSIAALTFVSCSDDDGDSSSTSASIEGKWYISKEGVSVNGQEVLQDYDDHEPGCEKDYVEFLANGDYKYVDFYNSDCDSYVEETTWTKSGNSINTGDGEDGTIVILTASTLKITYAETFEGQTVNYVDVFTRE, translated from the coding sequence ATGAAAAAAGTATTATTATTTGGTTTATCCATCGCAGCATTAACATTTGTATCATGTAGTGATGATGATGGAGATAGCTCATCAACATCAGCATCTATTGAAGGAAAATGGTATATTTCTAAAGAGGGAGTTTCAGTTAACGGACAGGAAGTTCTTCAAGATTATGATGATCATGAGCCTGGATGTGAGAAAGATTACGTAGAGTTTTTAGCAAACGGGGATTACAAATATGTTGATTTCTATAATTCTGACTGTGATTCTTATGTAGAGGAAACTACTTGGACTAAAAGCGGAAATTCAATCAACACAGGTGATGGAGAAGATGGAACTATTGTTATACTTACAGCTTCTACTCTAAAAATAACTTACGCTGAAACATTTGAGGGACAGACTGTTAATTATGTAGATGTGTTTACAAGAGAATAA
- a CDS encoding glycosyltransferase, whose product MLTIIFYVFVGVTALQLMYYLGIFGKFAFAKSKPVTPKKIPVSVIVCAKNEAEKVKQFVPLLAAQNYPDFEIVLIDDASADETLDIFEEFEKQYSNIKLVKVENNEAFWGNKKYALTLGIKAASKEYLLFTDADSYPATTDWITQMSSQFTLNKTIVLGYGGYEKVKNSFLNKIIRFDSVLMATQYFAWAKLGKPYTGEGRNLAYKREDFFKVNGFIEHMNVRTGEDALFINQAAIKKNTTVCFSPESFTYCEAKKTFKEWFAQKRRHNYTTTFFKTFDKLQLRLYTISQVLFFTLLVVLLSFQFDWEFLVPVIALRYLVAWLTIGYSASKLKEKDVIYWFPIIEIILILTKINVFFTNLFSKPVHWK is encoded by the coding sequence ATGCTAACCATTATTTTTTATGTGTTTGTTGGTGTTACTGCACTACAACTGATGTATTACTTAGGTATATTCGGAAAATTTGCTTTTGCTAAATCTAAACCTGTAACCCCAAAGAAAATACCCGTTTCGGTAATAGTATGTGCTAAAAATGAAGCCGAAAAGGTAAAACAGTTTGTACCACTACTAGCTGCGCAAAACTATCCTGATTTTGAAATTGTATTAATAGACGATGCCTCTGCCGATGAAACACTCGATATATTTGAGGAATTTGAAAAACAATACAGTAATATAAAGCTCGTAAAAGTAGAAAACAACGAAGCCTTTTGGGGCAATAAAAAATATGCCCTTACGCTAGGCATAAAAGCAGCAAGTAAAGAATACCTACTTTTTACCGATGCTGACAGCTACCCTGCCACTACTGACTGGATTACACAAATGAGTTCGCAGTTTACCCTAAATAAAACTATAGTGCTAGGTTATGGAGGATATGAAAAAGTAAAAAACTCTTTCCTTAATAAAATTATCCGATTTGACTCTGTGCTTATGGCAACGCAATATTTTGCTTGGGCAAAACTAGGCAAACCTTATACAGGCGAAGGCAGAAACCTTGCTTACAAGCGTGAAGATTTTTTTAAAGTAAACGGATTTATAGAACATATGAATGTTCGTACAGGAGAAGATGCCTTATTTATTAACCAAGCAGCAATTAAAAAAAATACTACCGTTTGTTTTTCTCCCGAGAGTTTTACGTATTGTGAAGCTAAAAAAACATTTAAAGAGTGGTTTGCACAAAAGCGCAGGCATAACTATACCACTACATTCTTTAAGACATTCGATAAATTACAACTAAGACTTTATACTATAAGTCAGGTACTGTTTTTTACATTACTAGTTGTGTTACTCTCTTTTCAATTCGACTGGGAATTTTTAGTCCCTGTAATTGCCCTTCGCTACTTAGTTGCTTGGTTAACTATAGGCTATAGTGCCTCTAAACTAAAAGAAAAAGATGTAATATACTGGTTTCCTATTATAGAAATAATCCTTATCTTGACAAAGATTAATGTTTTCTTTACCAATCTGTTTTCAAAACCAGTACATTGGAAATAA
- a CDS encoding alpha/beta hydrolase — protein MSKIFTYILTKTIGLYINIVSYISPNKAKKLAYKFFSEPREGRLTQAQLPKILQEAEAEMVTHNEFIFQTYTWLGGSKKILLVHGWESNASRWELFIPYLKKENYTIIALDAPAHGLSSGQEFNIPQYAEFIDIIVNRVQPDYMVGHSIGGATSLYYQSHYQSNFIKKMVVLGAPSDLNTLLTNYRGLLSLNNNVSMLLKNHFTEHFKINPEDFSGSKFAASIKIQGLLVHDTEDEVVDFTEGEKIAKAWESAEFLVTNGLKHSMHDDSLYNKICTFLKTE, from the coding sequence ATGTCAAAAATTTTCACCTACATACTTACAAAAACAATAGGGCTATATATTAATATAGTAAGCTACATTTCGCCTAACAAGGCAAAAAAGCTTGCCTATAAATTTTTTAGTGAGCCACGCGAAGGAAGGCTTACACAAGCACAATTACCAAAAATTTTACAGGAAGCCGAAGCCGAAATGGTTACGCACAACGAATTTATTTTCCAAACATACACATGGCTGGGAGGTAGTAAAAAAATACTACTAGTACATGGCTGGGAAAGCAATGCCTCACGATGGGAACTGTTTATCCCTTATCTCAAAAAAGAAAATTATACTATTATTGCCCTCGATGCACCTGCACATGGGCTTTCATCTGGACAAGAATTTAATATTCCGCAATATGCCGAGTTTATAGATATAATAGTTAATAGAGTACAACCAGACTATATGGTAGGGCACTCTATAGGTGGTGCAACATCATTATACTACCAGTCGCATTACCAAAGTAATTTTATCAAAAAAATGGTAGTACTAGGTGCGCCAAGTGACCTTAACACATTACTTACAAATTATAGAGGTTTACTAAGCCTTAATAATAATGTTTCGATGTTACTTAAAAATCACTTTACAGAACACTTTAAAATAAACCCCGAAGATTTTTCTGGAAGTAAGTTTGCTGCGAGTATAAAAATACAGGGACTACTTGTTCATGATACAGAAGATGAAGTAGTTGATTTTACTGAGGGCGAAAAAATTGCAAAAGCATGGGAGAGCGCAGAATTTTTAGTAACAAACGGACTTAAGCACAGTATGCATGATGATAGTTTGTACAATAAAATTTGTACGTTTCTAAAAACAGAATAG
- a CDS encoding zinc ribbon domain-containing protein, which translates to MANTKELSVEEKLRALYDLQLIDSRIDEIRNVRGELPLEVEDLEDEVAGLTTRLDKLKTDLESIEDQIKEKKNGIDDHKAAIKKYTEQQKNVRNNREFNSLTKEVEFQELEIELAEKHIKEMKATIEHKKEVIGQSSERLEAKKNHLQHKKSELDAIMSETEKEETFLTQKSAEYEAGIEPRLMAAYKRIRGSVRNGLAVVSIERGASAGSFFTIPPQTQMEIASRKKIITDEHSGRILVDSALADEEKEKMEQLFAKI; encoded by the coding sequence ATGGCGAATACCAAGGAGTTAAGTGTTGAAGAGAAGCTAAGAGCACTTTATGATTTACAGTTAATTGATTCAAGAATAGACGAGATAAGAAATGTGAGAGGCGAACTTCCGCTTGAAGTGGAAGATTTAGAAGATGAAGTAGCAGGACTTACTACAAGGCTTGATAAACTGAAAACCGACCTTGAATCTATCGAAGATCAGATTAAAGAAAAGAAGAACGGTATTGATGACCACAAAGCTGCTATAAAGAAATATACAGAGCAGCAAAAAAATGTGCGTAACAACCGTGAGTTCAACTCGCTTACAAAAGAAGTTGAATTTCAAGAGCTTGAAATAGAGCTTGCTGAAAAGCACATTAAAGAAATGAAAGCTACTATAGAGCACAAGAAAGAAGTTATAGGGCAATCTAGCGAAAGACTTGAAGCTAAGAAAAATCACTTACAGCATAAAAAATCAGAATTAGACGCTATTATGTCTGAAACTGAAAAAGAAGAAACTTTCTTAACACAAAAATCTGCTGAATATGAAGCAGGTATCGAGCCAAGACTTATGGCAGCTTATAAAAGAATAAGAGGTAGTGTGAGAAACGGTCTTGCGGTAGTATCTATAGAAAGAGGAGCTTCGGCAGGTTCTTTCTTTACTATACCGCCACAAACGCAAATGGAAATAGCTTCTCGCAAAAAGATCATTACTGATGAGCATAGCGGAAGAATATTAGTCGATAGCGCACTAGCTGACGAAGAAAAAGAAAAAATGGAGCAATTATTTGCTAAAATATAA
- a CDS encoding DUF6584 family protein — protein sequence MYLNVQLEKAQTEINKGLKQRAINRLKNVLNTYPDATEAREVLALLYYESGFLDMAGLYWVLTEPTHDYIRKSVKVYQESVNNSPIQILNDLKYRGDKSGLPEYARKRLLSIENEVKSMGHSVRYKPKKYKELDNINYKETFKEKLITKLLIGIFFLCILFFITGIVTAISWIISLF from the coding sequence ATGTATCTTAATGTACAGCTTGAAAAAGCTCAAACTGAAATAAACAAAGGTTTAAAGCAAAGGGCTATCAACAGGCTCAAAAATGTTCTTAATACCTACCCAGATGCTACCGAAGCAAGAGAGGTGCTAGCATTACTATATTATGAAAGTGGATTTTTAGATATGGCAGGACTGTATTGGGTATTAACAGAACCTACTCATGACTATATAAGGAAAAGTGTTAAAGTGTATCAAGAATCAGTAAATAATTCTCCTATTCAAATATTAAACGATTTAAAATATCGAGGAGATAAATCAGGACTTCCAGAATATGCTCGTAAACGACTTTTGAGTATAGAGAATGAGGTTAAAAGTATGGGGCACTCTGTTCGGTATAAACCTAAAAAATATAAAGAACTTGATAATATTAATTACAAAGAAACTTTCAAGGAAAAATTGATAACTAAACTACTTATTGGGATATTCTTTTTATGTATATTATTTTTTATTACAGGTATAGTCACAGCTATATCATGGATTATAAGCCTTTTTTAA
- a CDS encoding Nif3-like dinuclear metal center hexameric protein, which produces MKIKAILDILEEMAPLAYAEDFDNVGLLTGNPDDETTGVLVCHDALERVIDEAIAKNCNIVVCFHPILFSGLKKITGKNYVERAVIKAIKNDIAIYAVHTALDNHKQGVNKIFCNALGLTNTKTLIPKENFIRKLVTFTTPENAVKLRNALFNAGAGNIGNYENCSYSSQGLGTYQGTNDSNPTIGIAGDFMEESEIKLEVTFEKHLESKILKALFNNHVYEEVAYEVYSLENSHQNIGLGMIGELETEINEEEFLLFVKDKMQTGGIRHSAYTGKPIKKVAVLGGSGSFAIKNAIVAGADAYLTADLKYHNFYEAENKLLLADIGHFESERYTKDYIVDYLKTRIKNINVISTEKNTNPVKYF; this is translated from the coding sequence ATGAAAATTAAAGCAATACTCGATATACTAGAAGAAATGGCTCCACTAGCCTATGCCGAAGATTTTGACAATGTAGGTTTGCTTACTGGGAATCCTGATGATGAAACCACAGGAGTATTAGTATGTCACGATGCTTTAGAGCGTGTAATTGACGAAGCTATTGCCAAAAACTGCAACATAGTAGTTTGCTTTCACCCGATACTGTTTTCGGGGTTAAAAAAAATTACAGGCAAAAACTATGTAGAACGCGCTGTAATAAAAGCTATTAAAAATGACATTGCTATATATGCAGTACACACAGCATTAGACAACCACAAACAAGGTGTAAACAAAATATTTTGTAACGCTTTAGGCTTGACTAATACAAAAACACTAATACCTAAAGAAAACTTTATTCGTAAACTAGTAACATTTACCACACCAGAGAATGCTGTAAAACTTCGCAATGCATTATTTAATGCAGGAGCAGGAAACATAGGTAATTATGAAAATTGCAGTTATAGTTCGCAAGGGTTAGGTACTTATCAAGGTACTAACGATAGTAACCCAACTATAGGTATAGCAGGCGATTTTATGGAAGAAAGCGAAATAAAACTTGAGGTAACTTTCGAAAAACATCTTGAAAGTAAAATCCTGAAAGCATTATTTAACAATCATGTTTATGAAGAAGTAGCCTATGAGGTATACAGTTTAGAAAATAGTCATCAAAATATAGGTTTAGGCATGATAGGAGAACTGGAAACTGAAATAAACGAAGAAGAGTTCTTACTATTTGTAAAAGATAAAATGCAAACAGGCGGCATCCGGCATAGTGCATATACAGGTAAACCAATAAAAAAAGTTGCTGTACTAGGCGGCTCAGGAAGTTTTGCTATAAAAAATGCCATAGTAGCAGGAGCCGATGCCTATCTTACTGCCGATTTAAAGTATCATAATTTTTATGAAGCAGAAAATAAATTATTATTAGCTGATATTGGGCATTTTGAAAGCGAACGTTACACAAAAGATTATATAGTTGATTATCTTAAAACTCGAATTAAAAACATTAATGTTATATCAACTGAAAAAAACACTAATCCTGTAAAGTATTTCTAA
- a CDS encoding RNA polymerase sigma factor — protein MEINSQLIQSNIEKAQKGDQVAFTYLLDFFWNEVYGFMLKRTHNETDTEDIVIETFAKAFDKIATYNPDYAFNTWLISIAKNAHIDMLRKKKSSLFIDISEDDDRRAYNIADDSLSAEDELIQEQNLSSLLECIKKLKPQYQEVIQLRYFQELSYQEIAEQVGEPLNNIKVKLLRAKKLLAEIIKNKKEDC, from the coding sequence TTGGAAATAAATTCACAACTTATACAAAGCAACATAGAAAAAGCCCAAAAAGGCGATCAAGTTGCCTTTACCTATCTGCTTGATTTTTTTTGGAATGAAGTATATGGTTTTATGCTAAAACGCACTCATAATGAAACCGATACAGAAGACATTGTTATAGAAACTTTTGCTAAAGCTTTTGATAAGATTGCAACTTACAATCCTGATTATGCTTTTAATACATGGTTAATATCTATTGCGAAAAACGCACATATAGATATGCTTCGCAAAAAGAAATCCTCTTTATTTATAGACATTAGCGAAGATGACGACAGGCGAGCCTATAATATTGCTGACGATTCACTTTCGGCAGAAGATGAACTAATACAAGAACAAAACCTTTCTAGTTTATTAGAGTGTATTAAAAAACTAAAACCACAATATCAAGAAGTAATACAGCTTCGTTATTTTCAAGAACTGAGCTATCAGGAAATTGCAGAACAGGTGGGCGAACCACTTAATAACATAAAAGTAAAGCTGCTAAGAGCCAAAAAATTACTTGCCGAGATTATCAAAAATAAAAAAGAAGATTGTTAA
- the lipA gene encoding lipoyl synthase encodes MESILDTVKPTAVKGQYTQKPKWLRVKLPTGKKYTELRGLVDKYNLHTICTSGSCPNMGECWGEGTATFMILGNVCTRSCGFCGVKTGRPETVDWDEPEKVARSIKIMNIKHAVVTSVDRDDLKDGGSIIWAETVKAIRRMNPNTTLETLIPDFQGIERNIDRVIEVAPEVVSHNMETVKRLTREVRIQAKYERSLEVLRYLKDNGINRTKSGIMLGLGETEEEVIQTMHDLRDVKLDVLTIGQYLQPSKKHLPVKEFITPDQFKKYEEIGLDLGFRHVESGALVRSSYKAQKHLL; translated from the coding sequence ATGGAAAGCATTTTAGATACCGTAAAACCAACTGCCGTAAAAGGACAATATACTCAAAAACCAAAATGGTTAAGAGTAAAACTCCCTACAGGTAAAAAATATACTGAACTTCGCGGGCTTGTAGATAAATACAACCTACACACTATATGTACCTCGGGTAGTTGTCCTAATATGGGCGAATGCTGGGGCGAGGGTACTGCAACCTTTATGATACTGGGTAACGTTTGTACACGTTCGTGTGGTTTTTGTGGTGTTAAAACCGGAAGACCTGAAACAGTAGATTGGGATGAGCCTGAAAAAGTGGCGCGTTCTATAAAGATTATGAACATAAAACACGCAGTAGTTACCAGTGTAGATCGTGATGACCTTAAAGATGGTGGCTCTATTATTTGGGCAGAAACCGTTAAAGCTATCCGAAGAATGAACCCAAACACTACACTTGAAACACTTATACCTGATTTTCAAGGTATAGAAAGAAACATAGACCGTGTTATTGAGGTAGCACCCGAAGTAGTTTCGCATAACATGGAAACTGTAAAAAGACTTACTCGAGAGGTGCGCATACAAGCAAAATACGAGCGTAGTCTTGAGGTATTACGCTACCTGAAAGACAATGGCATTAACCGTACAAAATCGGGTATTATGCTTGGGCTTGGCGAAACAGAAGAAGAAGTAATACAAACCATGCATGACCTGCGCGATGTAAAACTAGATGTACTTACCATAGGGCAATACCTGCAACCAAGTAAAAAACACCTTCCTGTAAAAGAGTTTATTACCCCAGATCAGTTTAAAAAATATGAGGAAATAGGTCTCGATCTTGGTTTCCGCCATGTAGAAAGTGGCGCTTTAGTACGTTCGTCATACAAAGCACAAAAGCACTTATTATAA
- a CDS encoding purine-nucleoside phosphorylase, with the protein MWEKVQQTVDYINNIIGFKPEYGVILGSGLGGFANDIEVQFSLSYSDIPNFPVSTVEGHKGVLLFGTIGTKKVVAMQGRFHYYEGYNMQEVTFPVRVMKHLGVEKLIVSNASGGVNPSYKVGDIVLIYDHINMMPEHPLRGKNDERFGPRFLNMSEPYNRDMIAKAKEIARNFEIEVKDGVYLSLQGPTFETLSEYRMVKALGGDCVGMSTVPEVIVARHMDMKCFGVSVITDMGNEEAIEAVNHQEVLQAAQKAEPKVRKLIKEFIATA; encoded by the coding sequence ATGTGGGAAAAAGTACAACAAACCGTTGATTATATAAATAATATAATAGGTTTTAAACCTGAATATGGTGTAATACTTGGTTCAGGACTTGGAGGTTTTGCTAATGATATAGAGGTGCAATTTTCATTATCCTATAGCGATATACCTAATTTTCCTGTTTCTACTGTAGAAGGGCATAAAGGAGTATTACTGTTTGGTACTATCGGTACTAAAAAGGTAGTAGCTATGCAGGGGCGTTTTCATTATTATGAAGGATACAATATGCAAGAGGTTACGTTTCCTGTAAGAGTAATGAAACATTTAGGGGTTGAAAAATTAATAGTTTCTAATGCTTCGGGAGGTGTAAATCCATCTTATAAAGTGGGTGATATTGTACTGATATACGACCACATTAATATGATGCCAGAACACCCATTACGTGGTAAAAACGATGAGCGGTTTGGTCCTCGGTTTCTTAATATGAGTGAGCCTTACAACCGAGATATGATAGCTAAAGCCAAAGAAATAGCACGTAATTTTGAGATAGAGGTGAAAGATGGCGTATACCTAAGTTTACAAGGCCCTACATTCGAAACATTATCTGAGTACCGTATGGTAAAAGCTTTGGGTGGCGATTGTGTGGGGATGTCTACCGTACCCGAAGTTATTGTGGCACGACACATGGATATGAAATGTTTTGGAGTTTCTGTAATTACCGATATGGGCAATGAAGAGGCTATTGAAGCGGTGAATCATCAAGAAGTTTTACAGGCTGCTCAAAAAGCAGAACCGAAAGTGCGTAAACTAATAAAAGAATTTATAGCAACCGCTTAA